Within the Acinonyx jubatus isolate Ajub_Pintada_27869175 chromosome E4, VMU_Ajub_asm_v1.0, whole genome shotgun sequence genome, the region GCTGTGTTGTTTAACTTCTGAATGTTTaggtatatttttttttacttataattgAATTCCATTATGGACAGAGAACACAGCTTGTGGGATATCAGTCCTTAAAAATTTACTGAGTCTTGCTTTACAATTCATCATGTGCTGTCagttccacgtgcacttgaaagTATCCTGCCATTAGGTGGAATGTTCTAAAAATATCAATAGGTTCAGTTGACTGAAATTGCAGCAGCTTTTTTTATGCTGATTTTCCAACTACTCAATGGCTGAGAGAGAAATATTGAGATCTCCAACCAATACTATAGATCTACTTCTCTATTtaacttagtttttatttattttggagctcGAGTAGCAGAAACATGCACATTTAAGACTCTAAGATCTTAAGGCTGCCCTTTATTTTAATGCAGTCTCCTTTATggtaatatttccttttttgataCCTACTTTATTGGATATTAATTTCAACATAAAAGTGAAATACTGACACTTTtagataaaactgaaataattcctAGACTACCAGAAATGCTAACAAAAGTTCTGGAAGGTCACCACTGCAGTATAATTAGAATTTGCATGGTgtatctttcccctttttttttcgatttatgtatttttatttcaaaagtctCTCTTATAAATAGCATAGAGTTGTCTTGCTTGTTTTTATCCGTTCTGACAGTGTCTGCCTTTTTATTGATATGGTTTGTCTATTTAGGTTgaacataattattaatattgctGTGTTTAAATTTACTCTTTggctgtgttattttttttattttttatttttttgctatctCTTTATTTGGCCCATTTGTTGTCtattcctctgtccctccctttatTCCTTCTTCTGTATTAACTATgttgtgttctgttttctctattgCCTTCCCAGCTATACCTCATTGCTCTTTTAACCCatgcattctttttaaattttttaatgttcattttatttttgagagtgagagaaagagagagagcagagcaggggaggggcagagagagagggagacacagaatcggaagcaggctccagactccgaactgtcagcacagagcccgatgtggagcctgaacccatgaaccgggagatcatgacctgagctgaagtcgaacgcccaaccgactgagccacccaggcgccccttaacccACACATTCTTAATTTTGCACAATCTTTCTTAGAGTCAAAATTGTACCAATTCTTGTTAAAAGCATCTCAAGAGTATAGTCACATTTACTTGCCTTTGAGCTACAGTTGTCCTCTGTATGACATATACAGACATTATAAGCCTCATGATagctttctttaaatatattccttaaaatatacatatacagaagAACAAGGTATCATTTCATGTTTACTCACTATTGACCATTTCCCTTGTTATCTTCATTCCTCTTTGGAAATCTATAGCTTGCATCTGGTGTCCTATCCCTTCAACCTGAAGAACTCTTTTCAGCATCCTAGTAGCAAATAAATCATCTCGAAGTTCCCTTATCTGAAAATATCCACTTCACCTTTGTCTTTGAATGATATTTTTACTGGTTACAGAACTCTGGCTAAACACTAAAAATGTCATCTAATTGTTTACTGGTCTCCATCGTTTCCGATCAGAAGTCAAGTTATCGCTCTTCCCTGAAATGTAACCTGTTAATTGGTAACTTTcaaactttttcctttctctttggctttAAAGATTTGGCTCTGAAACACATAGATTTGATATTCTTCTCATTTACGCTGCTTCGGATTCACGGAGATCCTTGGATCCACAAAAGTTTATATTCCTAATTTGGGAAATCTCTGACCAACAGGTCTTCAAATGTTTAACATATCCGGTTGTCTTTTTGAGGCTCCAATTACATGGAAATTAGACTACGGATATTGTTGCATGAATCGctgagacttcatttttttttcattgtcttcttcATATTGAATAATTCCTATCGACACGTCTTCAAGTTCATTGGCCCTTCTACCAACTCCAATCTGTTGTACAGATTAGTAAATAGTTCACTTCAAATACTTTTCACAGCTATAAATTCAATCTCTCCCTTATTACAACTTCTTGACTAACATTCCACATAGGTTTGTTCATTACAAACATATTTTCCTGCAAGTCTTTGAGCCTATATACACTAGCTGTTTTTAGGTCCCTGACCACTAATTTGGGCCATCTTCATATAAATTTGTAGAGAATGCTTTTCTCTTGACTAGGGGccctatgtttctttttgttcccaTGTTGAGCATCTCATAATTGTATACTAGATATGGTGGATGACACATTACAGAAATTCTGGATTCGTTAATCCTGATGCACTTGCTGTCTCTGAGTAGAAACAACGTTGGGAAGCTTCCCTGGAGCACAGTGTGTGGACTTAGCGAACTCATTCGCTGTGACCTGTTCCTACCAGTACCTGCAAAGATGAATGTCATCACCTGGGTCTTCTCTGTGGCTCCATGGGTACTCTGTGTATAGCACTAATCACTCTTTATTGAAATGGCTTGCGAGTAAATTGTTAGCTACTCAAGAGCAAGGTTCAGGTCTTGTATCTGCATCCCTCGTGCCTAACCCAGTGCCTGATACTCAGAGTAGACATGCGTATCTGTCGATGTGACAAACCGCAtcatttaaaatttggaaaacatgcAATGCTAATACAAAACTTGAAATACTGGACTGGATCATTTGATTCAGAAGCCAACACTCTGTTATAAGCTCTGCTCCAAGTGAAGACATCAATGGGCCACAAGATAAATTTAAGTGCCTCCCAGTCAACGTTTCAGGAAATATATTCCCGATGTTCAATAGGTTTTGTTTacaaaggcagagaaggaaatgggACATTTCAGAAAGATCCTATCGCTACTGATTGAAATGAAGCTTtagcatttaaacaaaatttactCCTCATACCTTATCCCCTGGTAAGAATGAAGTGTGTATGTAGACACAGCATAATAGAGCATGGCATTCAGAAATAACAGCTCTGTGAGGCTGACTTCTGGGTTAGTCCGATCTCTGATGGTGTATGCAACCTCGGGAGAGGCACTTTATCTATCCTCATCGTATGTATCTGAGAAGTGGTACAGTACTATGTACCTAACAGGAGCGCTGGGACGATCAAATGAGGTCATGAATGTGATAACCTTTGTGAACCGTAAAGAGCTCCATAAATGTTAGGGATTGTCATTCagtgaaataatataaataagacaTCACTGCTTACCCACGGCACTCATCGCATCTACAGCTCCCAACTGCGATCTCTtcccacaaaacacacacacgtgcatgcacacacacgctcgCGCACATGCACTCACACGTGTACACACTTCCAGAGTAACAAAACCGACTTGGAGCCTTACACTTTTTAAACATGCCTGtgtaggggcgcatgggtggctcagtcggctcaggtcatgatctcacggtccgtgagttcaagccccgcgtcgggctctgtgctgaccgctcagagcctggagcctgtttcagattcggtgtctccctctctctctgcccctcccccgttcatgctctgtctctctctgtcccaaaaataaataaacgttaaaaaataaataaataaataaaataaaataaaataaaataaaataaaacaaaataaaataaaataaaacaaaataaaataaacatgccTGTGTAAAAGTTAAGCTCTGTGCACCACACAGTCTGGGTCTGCCTTTTGGCTGGTCTCTCCTGCTCACCTCCcgcctctctcttcttcctgaaaCATTTTTACTCATTAAGAGAATGTTCTATTTACTGTTGGGAGAGCTCCAACCATTTTCGCCTCTACTCCATCATGCACTGTAAGTAGGGAATGTGGAAGGAGACCAGGTGAAACTAGTATTTCTCTAGAGAAGCTACAAACTCAACGCCATGAACGCTGTATTTCAGAAGCCTTAACATCCATAATAGTCGGGTTTTGGAATTTTTTCTAAAAGGTCAGTTTCAAAGCACTTTAACTCTTGGTTTTATAGGTCAAGCTATCAAACAATCATTTTTTAGGTTTGTCCTTGACTTTGGAATGGCTAAGACACACTAACTCGGTGTTAATCCAGTTTCCTTCAAAAGGAGGATTTTCCTCTAGTCCAATTTTAAGCGACTGGCCAAACATGAATGTCAATGGTTTACAGAGCAAGTACGAACTGCTGGTAGGCAATCCTGCAAcggggaaaaataatttcaggtaTGCTTTACTGTTGTTTTCTGTTGGTTTACTTTAGGCGAGGAAAGTCCGTCAGGCAGACAGAGGCATTATGCCAGATCTACCCAAAAAACCTGCAAATCCCAGCACAAGACATTACACTTAATAGGCGTCCACATTCATATATCCGAAGATACATTAAGCATCTACTATTTGCCTGGCTAGCATGTGTCATGGAGGGAGGCCCACAGAGATGAGTAAGACATCTACCTTCCAGCTTTTACAGGCTGCACCTCTCTGCTTAGGTTCCTCTCTTTGCCTCGACTGCCTCCGGACTTCACCGCAATGCCGGACTTCACCGGACCCAATGCCGCAATGTTAATGAAGCATCTCTCTATGAATTCTCTCCTGACCTGCTAAACAGATTGGATCAGTTCTTTTTTGTTCCACACCCCTGACCCCAGACAAGAATCCCGTGCACCCGCCCATCGCAAGTTTTTGACCTTGGTgctatcttgtctttttttttttttaacgtttttatttatttttgagacagagagagacagaacatgagcaggggaggagcagagagagagggaaacaccaaatccgaagcaggctccaggctctgagctgtcagcacagagtctgacgcggggctctaactcacggactgcgagatcatgacctgagccgaaatcagattaaccgacggagccacccaggtgccccggtgctATCTTGCCTTCACTGAACTGTGAATAACAGGAAACAGAGTCCCTGCATCAGTACTCACTATCCTGAACCCGGAACTGGTTAGCTGCTTGACAGTGTTTGGAAAATGTACAGAGATTGACTAAACGGTCGTGAGTTATTTGTCTGATGCACAAAAGAGCCAAACAAAAGAAGTACTAAGAGAAGAGAGGTATTTGCAGCATGGAAGAGAAGACgaaggagcaggagaggagagattttgcaggatgatgatgataaagacAGTGAAGAAGGTGATGGGCTCACACGGCGCCCAAGGATTACAATTACAGCAGACTGCAGTAAAATGAATCCCTGTTCTCGATTCCTCCCACGGGGAGGCCCCGTGGCTGCACAGCCCTGCCCGCACTCGAACCGTTTGCTGCCGAGCCCTGGTAGAGGCGGCTTCCTCCCGTGAACCTAAAGTCATGCTGAGTATGCGGTGCAGGTGAGGCCAGGCAAGTGCTCACCTCTCCTCGAGGCAAGACAGGAGCAGCAGGACTGATGCTCAAATACTTAGGGACcgggtggggggaagggatgggAGAAGGCAAGAAAACCCAGTATAGACGACCACATGTGCCCTGGGAGAcccacccctacccccttccctcAGCCTCCCAGCTAAGCAgcacccaccccctcctccttttcccccaaCTCAATGGCCAGGCAGCAGGACCCACAGCGGCAAACGTGGACGGGATCAAAGAGTGCTTCTTTGGGAGAGTTTAGGCAACTGTGGAAGCAACGGATCTGTAGAAGAGGGAAGCTGGATGTTGTCACATCTCTGCTAGGACGTCAGGGAAGAAACAGTTACACCAGGGAAAATTCTTGAAGAAGCTGAAGGGAGAGGCACATTCACCTTCGTACTCACAATTGGGTGATTTCAGAAAGTTCCAAAGCCCTGTGAGGCCCCTCCAAGCACTCCTTACATGACTGGGATACCTCTTCTAGAAGGACAGCAGGTGCTCGTAATTAGCCAACGACCACTCTTAAGAGCGGCCGACTGTGACAACCTGTCGCAGGGGACGCTGGACAGAGACCTCTCAGCCTCCAGCTATTGATCTCCTCACAGAAGGATCTACAGAGCAGGAGAAAACGACAGGTCACCTACAAGAGACCTCAGTGCTACTTCGACGGTGCAGAACCGAAAAATACAAGTGGAAAGAAAGTAAGGGACAGGAGCCGACTTAGGGACAGAGTAACACTGAGGAAGGACCAGGACTGTATGGGAACAAATGCTTTCGGATCTGTGTCTCTTAGTGCCTTCCAGCTCCGTCTTGGGGCGGAGGTAAGCTGATGGGAAGGAAGGTCTATAAAACTATTCCAACAGCCTTCCTCGTTGAGGGTGTAACATCATGTAGCATGGCTATGCCTCTTCTGATAAAAACACCGGACAAGCAGGAAGTTTTTACTGTTTACTGACAGAAGGGGATTTAATGGCATCTACTTCAGGCTCTAGAATCAGCACAGCCAATACCTGACAACTATCCATCCACCGTAGCTgctacatagaaataaaaaatcccAAAAGCCTCTACTGGTTGAAAACAgtctctatgaaaaaaaaaaatgcacctggATCAAAGTGCAACTACAGAGAAAAGCCACCAATACCTTCTCTCCCTGCTTAGCCTCTAGGGGACAAGAGTTTTTGCCTTGATTGCACAGGAGGAATAACACACGTTATGACAAACGTGTGAAATAACACGTGAAATAACAAACACGTGAAATAACAAACGAATGAATACTTTCGCAGGAGCTCACATGGCCGGATAACGAAAGAAGGGATTTTGCAAAAGccattcgtttttttttttttaatttttttaatgtttgtttatttttgagagggagagacagggtgccagctggggaggggcagagagagagagagggagacacagaaccggaagcaggctccaggctccacccgacgcggggctcgaacccaccaacggtgagatcatgacctgagccgaagtcggacgctcaaccgacggagccacccgggtgccccaagctGTTCATTTTTCAGTCAGCAAGAATTAGGAAACCCTTTCTGGAATGACTGTCACAGGGCAAGTGATTTAACTCCTGAGGATAAAAGCCATCGCCGGGCTGTGTCTGCTGCTCGTTTTCCTAAGACCCTGTCCACATCTGTTCCAACCGCCTCCTCTCCACATCTGCAGACGAGGCCAAGGATTTGACGGTCTAAGAGCAGCCAGGCAAAGTGGGGGCCAGAAGAGGTTTGAAAACCCAAATCCTGAGTCACAGAAACAAGTAGTTCTCATCCGGCTTGCCAGGATTCCTGTGTCGAAGGAACCAAATTCACTAGAGCATAACCCTGCTTTCTGCCTTGTCCCTAGAGCacgaaaaagaaaagcatttctaCTCTTTGGCGTTCTTCTCGGGAAGCACTGTACTTGATGAACTTGTGTATTGTGGCGTGTTTGTGAGCAGACACACATTACACTGGGCTAAAGGTCTCCTGGCAAAATGATTCGATCTGTTAAGAAGCGTTTTTGCCCACGGCTCTGCGTAGAGCATCCCTGACCTCCCTGTTCCTCAGACTGTAAACAACAGGGTTCAACAACAGGGCTCAACAAAGGAGTGATGATGGTATAAGTCACTGAGAGGTCTTTTTCTATTGAGTTCTCTGAGCCTTGAGGTAGATGACGGAGGCACAGCCGTAGTGGACGATGACCACCGTGAGGTGGGGGGTGCAGGTGGCAAAGGCCTTCTTCCGGCCCCGGGCGGAGGGGATCTTGAGGCTTGTGGAGACGAGGAGGATGTAGGTGATGAAGTTCAAGCCCACGGGGACCAGGATCACAAAGGAACAGACACCATAATTGATCATCTCATTGATAGTGGAATCAGTGCAAGAAAGCTTCATGACAGGGTAAATGTCACGGAAGAAATGGTCCACCACTGTGCCACAGAAGGACAAGTGGAACATGGCTGCTATGTGGATAACTGCCATTACCAGACCAGTGCCAAAGGACCCACATACCAACCCGGCACACATTCCTCTACTCATGACGACAGTGTACCTCAGAGGGTTGCAGGTAGCCACATAGCGGTCATAGCCCATTGCCGTGAGCAAGAAGCCACTATTTACAGCCAAGGTGACAAAAAAAGAACATCGGAGTTTCACAGCCTTCCAAGGAGATAGGCTGGTTATGAAGAATGAGACTGAAAAGCATTCGTGGGACAATGACCAATGTGTACACAGCCTCAGAACTCGCCAGCATGctcaggaagaagtacatgggagtGCGGAGATGATGGTCAACATGGATGATGGTCACAATGACGATGTCACCAGCTAGAGTTAAAACGTAGATGGTTAGGAAAACCACAAAGAGGGTTATCGGGTGCTTTCCaaagatagagaat harbors:
- the LOC106985585 gene encoding LOW QUALITY PROTEIN: olfactory receptor 16 (The sequence of the model RefSeq protein was modified relative to this genomic sequence to represent the inferred CDS: inserted 1 base in 1 codon; deleted 2 bases in 2 codons); the protein is MQRKNVTEVTEFIFLGFSIFGKHPITLFVVFLTIYVLTLAGDIVIVTIIHVDHHLRTPMYFFLSMLASSEAVYTLVIVPRMLFSLILHNQPISLEGCETPMFFFVTLAVNSGFLLTAMGYDRYVATCNPLRYTVVMSRGMCAGLVCGSFGTGLVMAVIHIAAMFHLSFCGTVVDHFFRDIYPVMKLSCTDSTINEMINYGVCSFVILVPVGLNFITYILLVSTSLKIPSARGRKKAFATCTPHLTVVIVHYGCASVIYLKXSENSIEKDLSVTYTIITPLLSPLLNPVVYSLRNREVRDALRRAVGKNAS